A single window of Salvia splendens isolate huo1 chromosome 6, SspV2, whole genome shotgun sequence DNA harbors:
- the LOC121807044 gene encoding beta-fructofuranosidase, insoluble isoenzyme CWINV1-like, with product MEKYVIWALLLQAILIAYVKTGYFEKNKKIIQEYEAKEDQPYRTGFHFQPPKNWMNDPNGPMYYNGVYHFFYQYNPHGATWGNGNLSWAHSVSYNLIDWTHIEHALVPTEPYDLRGCWSGSVTILPSDNTPVIFYTSISHEGEEVQNIAMPSNTSDPFLRDWVKSRHNPLITPPSDIDPRSFRDPTTAWQKTDGTWCVLIGSQLGSDGAGILYRSRDFISWSRGDSPLHMSNRTGMWECPDFYPVSTSGGHGLDTSTNGEDVLHVLKASFSGRDDYVVGTYDPETDEFNVVGVDFMDDRVQLRYDYGNFYASKSFYDAAKKRRVLWSWILEGDSEANSIERGWYGLQALPRSVLLHKDLRKLIQWPIEEVEQLRYGKVMLDNEEIESGKVLEISGVTASQADVEVSFRFSNLDGVELIDEGLLDPQLTCIQNNASVNGVIGPFGLLVLASEDLTEQTAVFFRVFKGRQKHTMLMCSDQSRSSLKTQVKDAIYGSFLDVDPNEEISLRTLIDHSIIESFGGKGKSCITARAYPTLAISENSHVYVFNNGAKSVGVSSLSAWSMKNARFSQEGSSWLDSE from the exons ATGGAGAAATATGTGATATGGGCACTGCTTTTGCAAGCCATTTTGATAGCTTATGTTAAAACTGGTTattttgagaaaaataaaaagattatcCAAGAATATGAGGCGAAAGAGGATCAGCCATACAGAACTGGATTCCATTTTCAACCTCCCAAAAACTGGATGAAtg ATCCAAATg GACCAATGTACTACAATGGGGTATACCATTTTTTCTATCAATACAATCCACATGGTGCAACATGGGGCAACGGTAACCTTTCATGGGCCCACTCCGTTTCTTACAACCTCATTGACTGGACCCACATCGAGCACGCCCTTGTTCCGACCGAGCCCTACGACCTCCGGGGCTGCTGGTCGGGTTCCGTCACGATCCTCCCTAGCGACAACACGCCCGTCATTTTCTATACAAGCATTAGCCACGAAGGCGAGGAGGTGCAAAATATTGCAATGCCGAGCAACACATCCGATCCCTTTCTGAGGGATTGGGTAAAATCTCGGCATAATCCTTTGATAACACCGCCATCGGACATAGACCCGAGATCCTTTAGGGACCCCACGACCGCCTGGCAAAAGACAGACGGGACGTGGTGTGTCCTAATTGGGAGCCAGCTAGGCAGTGACGGAGCTGGGATTTTGTACAGGAGTCGTGACTTTATTAGCTGGAGCAGGGGAGATAGCCCCCTGCACATGTCTAATAGGACGGGAATGTGGGAGTGTCCCGATTTTTACCCTGTTAGTACTAGTGGTGGTCATGGACTCGACACATCGACCAATGGGGAAGATGTGTTGCATGTCCTGAAGGCGAGCTTCAGTGGCCGCGATGACTATGTCGTGGGAACTTATGATCCCGAGACGGATGAATTTAATGTTGTCGGGGTTGATTTCATGGACGATCGAGTCCAATTGAGGTACGATTATGGAAATTTTTACGCTTCTAAATCATTCTACGACGCGGCCAAGAAACGGAGGGTGCTGTGGTCGTGGATACTCGAGGGCGATAGCGAAGCAAATAGCATCGAAAGGGGGTGGTATGGCTTACAAGCATTGCCAAGAAGTGTTTTGCTTCACAAAGATCTTAGAAAGTTGATACAATGGCCTATTGAAGAAGTTGAACAACTTCGTTATGGAAAAGTTATGTTAGATAATGAAGAGATCGAGAGTGGGAAAGTGTTGGAAATTTCAGGTGTCACAGCTTCACAG GCTGATGTAGAAGTCTCATTTCGCTTTTCAAATCTAGATGGGGTCGAGCTGATCGATGAAGGATTGCTCGACCCCCAACTCACTTGCATCCAAAATAATGCATCTGTGAACGGAGTCATAGGGCCGTTCGGTCTCCTAGTCCTAGCTTCAGAGGACTTGACCGAACAAACTGCTGTCTTTTTTCGAGTCTTCAAGGGCCGCCAGAAGCACACCATGCTCATGTGTAGTGACCAAAGCAG ATCTTCACTAAAAACGCAAGTCAAAGACGCGATTTACGGGTCATTTCTCGATGTGGATCCGAATGAGGAAATCTCATTGAGAACTTTG ATTGATCACTCGATAATAGAGAGTTTTGGCGGGAAGGGGAAGAGCTGCATCACTGCAAGAGCATATCCAACATTGGCCATCTCTGAAAACTCCCATGTTTACGTGTTCAACAACGGCGCTAAGAGTGTCGGGGTTTCGAGTCTTAGCGCTTGGAGCATGAAGAATGCTCGATTCTCACAAGAAGGAAGCTCGTGGCTGGACTCCGAGTAG
- the LOC121807116 gene encoding clathrin interactor EPSIN 1-like translates to MDFMKVFDKTVKEIKREVNLKVLKVPEIEQKVLDATDDEPWGPHGTILAEIAQGTKKYSECQMIMNVLWTRLAETGKNWRAVYKSLSVIEYLVAHGSERAVDEIVEHTYQIASLSSFEYVDPSGKDNGINVRKKSETITALLNDKDKIQEARNKAAVNRDKYIGLSSSGLACKSAAASVSNSNYRSSDPYRGYSNARDSYASKDTYKGKDQQSEDKYYKPTKSRREPSRSGRLDTSVTDKSNIKKQGSTVADASKKSTTASKTNIQASSSKKAPSNKYDDEFDDFDPRGVSSAKPSAGGSPVDLFAQDFVSFSDEPVSLPTDNSTTSVNDSSEVDLFADAAFVSAEPAPVSGKFPGSQTNVDDLFASQPAPAVSMPMDLFASQLAPAASTTTMDLFADPDPASKPDTANSTFDPFAAFPLSEFDTDTLPIASGQHLTDVSIHAKTNCTSVDTNSQPKKEAFQVKSGIWSDSLNSGLIDLNITGPKKVNLADIGIVGGLTDGSESKDCLHSTWESPWASHPE, encoded by the exons ATGGATTTTATGAAGGTCTTCGATAAAACAGTTAAAGAGAT AAAGAGGGAGGTGAATTTGAAGGTGTTGAAGGTTCCAGAGATCGAACAAAAG GTGTTGGATGCAACGGATGATGAACCTTGGGGTCCTCATGGCACAATATTGGCAGAGATAGCTCAGGGCACAAAGAAATA CTCTGAGTGCCAGATGATTATGAATGTTCTTTGGACAAGACTGGCTGAGACCGGCAAAAATTGGCGTGCTGTCTACAAG TCTTTGTCCGTTATAGAGTATCTTGTGGCACATGGATCTGAACGTGCTGTCGATGAAATAGTAGAGCATACTTATCAGATAGCG TCTCTGTCAAGTTTTGAGTATGTTGACCCAAGTGGAAAGGATAACGGAATAAATGTGAGAAAAAAATCTGAAACCATAACGGCTCTTCTAAATGACAAAGATAAAATACAAGAAGCAAGGAATAAAGCGGCTGTCAATCGTGATAA GTATATTGGACTTTCATCATCTGGACTTGCATGCAAGTCAGCCGCAGCCTCAGTCAGTAACAGTAACTATAGGAGTAGCGATCCATATCGAGGTTATAGTAATGCACGAGATAGTTATGCATCTAAAGACACTTATAAGGGAAAAGACCAACAGAGTGAAGATAAATATTATAAACCTACCAAATCAAGGAGAGAGCCCTCTCGCTCTGGCAGGCTTGATACATCAGTAACCGACAAATCAAATAT CAAGAAACAAGGCTCTACTGTCGCTGATGCATCAAAAAAATCTACCACAGCCAGTAAGACGAACATACAAGCTTCAAGTTCAAAAAAAGCCCCATCAAACAAATATGATGATGAGTTTGATGATTTTGATCCAAGGGGGGTTTCAAGTGCTA AACCTTCAGCTGGAGGTAGCCCAGTGGATCTTTTTGCACAAGACTTTGTTTCTTTTTCGGATGAACCAGTATCTCTTCCAACAGATAATTCAACCACTTCGGTAAATGATTCATCAGAAGTTGATCTATTTGCTGATGCTGCTTTTGTATCAGCAGAGCCTGCACCGGTTTCAGGAAAATTTCCTGGATCTCAA ACCAATGTTGATGATCTATTTGCTTCCCAGCCTGCTCCTGCTGTTTCCATGCCGATGGATCTTTTTGCTTCCCAGCTTGCTCCAGCTGCTTCCACCACAACAATGGATCTTTTTGCTGATCCAGATCCAGCCTCTAAACCTGATACAGCTAATAGCACCTTCGATCCGTTTGCAGCCTTTCCATTGAGCGAGTTTGACACAGATACTTTGCCAATAGCTTCTGGTCAACACTTAACTGATGTCAGTATTCATGCGAAAACTAATTGTACTTCAGTTGACACCAACTCCCAACCCAAGAAGGAAGCATTTcaagtaaaatctggaatatGGTCAGATTCCTTGAATAGTGGGTTGATTGATCTAAACATAACTGGAC CCAAGAAGGTCAACTTAGCAGACATTGGCATAGTTGGTGGATTGACGGATGGATCAGAGTCGAAAGACTGCCTTCATTCAACATGGGAATCGCCATGGGCGTCGCATCCGGAGTAA